The following proteins are encoded in a genomic region of Rattus rattus isolate New Zealand chromosome 2, Rrattus_CSIRO_v1, whole genome shotgun sequence:
- the LOC116894039 gene encoding olfactory receptor 52K1-like, whose protein sequence is MSGWSNGTYNESYTSFLLIGFPGIQEARALLVLPFLSLYLVILFTNALVIHTVASQRSLHQPMYLLIALLLAINICAATTVLPAMLFSFSTSFNRISLPRCLGQMFCIYFLVSMDCNILLVMALDRYVAICYPLRYPEIVTGQLLAGLVVLAATRSTCIVAPVVVLASRVRFCRSDVIHHFACEHMALMKLSCGDISLNKTVGLIIRTFNRVLDMLLLGASYSRIIHAAFRISSGGARSKALNTCGSHLLVIFTVYSSTMSSSIVYRVARTASQDVHNLLSAFYLLLPCLVNPIIYGARTKEIRQHLVRSFLSAGP, encoded by the coding sequence ATGTCAGGGTGGAGCAATGGCACCTACAATGAGTCCTACACCAGCTTCCTCCTCATAGGCTTCCCAGGGATTCAGGAAGCCAGAGCCCTCCTGGTGCTGCCCTTCCTCAGCCTCTACCTGGTGATCCTCTTCACCAACGCCCTGGTCATCCACACGGTGGCATCCCAGCGCAGCCTGCACCAGCCCATGTACCTGCTCATCGCCCTGCTCCTGGCTATCAATATCTGTGCTGCCACCACGGTGCTGCCCGCCATGCTCTTCAGCTTCTCCACGAGCTTCAACCGCATCTCTCTCCCTCGATGCTTGGGACAGATGTTCTGCATCTACTTCCTGGTTTCTATGGACTGCAACATCCTCCTTGTCATGGCCTTGGACCGCTATGTGGCTATCTGCTATCCTCTCCGCTACCCAGAGATAGTGACAGGACAGTTACTGGCTGGTCTGGTGGTATTGGCAGCCACCAGGAGCACATGCATCGTAGCTCCAGTGGTGGTGCTGGCCTCGCGGGTCCGCTTCTGCCGCTCAGATGTGATCCACCACTTTGCCTGTGAACACATGGCCCTCATGAAGCTCTCCTGTGGGGATATCTCACTCAATAAGACTGTGGGACTCATTATTCGAACCTTTAACAGAGTCCTGGATATGCTCCTGCTGGGCGCCTCCTACTCCCGCATCATCCACGCTGCCTTCAGGATCTCATCAGGAGGAGCGCGGTCCAAAGCCCTCAACACCTGTGGCTCCCACCTTCTGGTCATCTTCACCGTCTACTCCTCCACCATGTCCTCATCCATTGTCTACCGTGTGGCCCGCACTGCCTCCCAAGATGTGCACAACCTGCTCAGTGCTTTCTACCTGTTGCTCCCGTGTCTGGTCAACCCCATCATCTATGGGGCCAGAACCAAGGAAATCAGGCAGCACCTGGTAAGGTCATTCCTGAGTGCAGGCCCGTGA